A single genomic interval of Candidatus Dormiibacterota bacterium harbors:
- a CDS encoding helix-turn-helix domain-containing protein has translation MEGLGEAGPQMWRSRERFLDEGLVSDAVRPEIARSWVRSKQSGVLAIGDPVTRHTDFDPGNRLLRLARPILDRLADDVANADMVVILTDPTGLVLDRRAGTAALRRGLDRVLLAPGYLYSEETVGTNGIGTAAEMRDVAWVVGSEHYAEWLRWLSCAGAPIRNPITGRVEGVIDLTCRLQDTSPLMVPFIKDGAREIERRLYEDASQSDRDLLDRFVAVARRSSRPVVALNAHTVIANAAAARLLEPADHALLWNHGARAIESGSVAARAFRLAEGSLAAVRCIDFAQGDPEHGVVLEIDLERPHASPSRARADSRPGRRLPESLPGRSLAWRQAWTAVIDHAALRLPLLLTGEPGTGKLAMARAAHDEVGDAGPFTVVDAIMARVDGDTTWLGQVRTRLTDPVGVLVLRHLEALDRRTAQALGGVLEGTAGEAAPWVVATLSQAPDGEPGTDVSLADQFPADIRLPPLRERPEDLSDIVPALILRHTGEPGAHGAAELMQALMRADWPGNVRQLESVIQGMVARRSHGELTLRDLPSAYQRVPWRRLSPMERIERAAILHALEQTGGHKVRAAALLGIGRATLYRKLKELGIADPRETFA, from the coding sequence ATGGAGGGCCTCGGGGAGGCGGGCCCGCAGATGTGGAGGAGCCGCGAGCGGTTCCTCGACGAGGGACTGGTCTCCGATGCGGTGCGCCCGGAGATCGCGCGCTCCTGGGTGCGGTCGAAGCAGAGCGGTGTGCTCGCGATCGGGGACCCGGTCACCCGGCACACCGACTTCGACCCGGGCAACCGCCTGCTGCGCCTCGCCCGCCCGATCCTCGACCGGCTCGCCGACGACGTGGCCAACGCCGACATGGTGGTCATCCTCACCGACCCCACCGGGCTGGTGCTCGACCGTCGCGCCGGCACCGCGGCGCTGCGCCGCGGCCTCGACCGGGTGCTGCTCGCGCCCGGCTACCTCTACAGCGAGGAGACCGTGGGCACCAACGGCATCGGCACCGCCGCGGAGATGCGCGACGTCGCATGGGTGGTCGGCAGCGAGCACTACGCGGAGTGGCTGCGCTGGCTCTCCTGCGCGGGGGCGCCGATCCGCAACCCGATCACCGGCCGGGTCGAGGGGGTCATCGACCTCACCTGCCGGCTCCAGGACACCAGCCCGCTGATGGTGCCCTTCATCAAGGACGGGGCCCGCGAGATCGAGCGCCGCCTCTACGAGGACGCGTCGCAGAGCGACCGCGACCTGCTCGACCGCTTCGTCGCGGTGGCGCGCCGCTCCAGCCGGCCGGTGGTCGCGCTCAACGCGCACACCGTCATCGCCAACGCCGCCGCGGCGCGGCTGCTCGAGCCCGCCGACCATGCGCTGCTCTGGAACCACGGTGCCCGCGCGATCGAGTCGGGAAGCGTCGCCGCTCGCGCCTTCCGGCTCGCCGAGGGCAGCCTCGCGGCGGTGCGCTGCATCGACTTCGCCCAGGGTGACCCCGAGCACGGCGTGGTGCTGGAGATCGACCTCGAGCGTCCCCACGCGTCGCCGTCGCGGGCCCGGGCCGACAGCCGACCGGGACGGCGGCTCCCGGAGTCGCTGCCGGGACGCAGCCTGGCGTGGCGGCAGGCCTGGACCGCGGTGATCGACCACGCGGCGCTGCGCCTGCCGCTGCTGCTCACCGGCGAGCCCGGCACCGGCAAGCTGGCGATGGCCCGCGCCGCCCACGACGAGGTCGGCGACGCCGGTCCCTTCACCGTGGTCGACGCCATCATGGCGCGGGTCGACGGCGACACCACCTGGCTGGGCCAGGTGCGCACCCGGCTCACCGACCCGGTGGGGGTGCTGGTGCTGCGCCACCTCGAGGCGCTCGACCGGCGCACCGCGCAGGCCCTCGGCGGCGTGCTCGAGGGCACCGCCGGCGAGGCCGCGCCCTGGGTGGTCGCGACCCTCTCGCAGGCCCCCGACGGCGAGCCCGGGACCGATGTCTCGCTCGCCGACCAGTTCCCCGCCGACATCCGGTTGCCACCGCTGCGCGAGCGCCCCGAGGACCTCAGCGACATCGTCCCCGCGCTCATCCTCCGCCATACCGGCGAGCCCGGAGCCCATGGCGCCGCGGAGCTGATGCAGGCGCTGATGCGCGCCGACTGGCCGGGCAACGTGCGCCAGCTGGAGAGCGTCATCCAGGGGATGGTGGCGCGGCGCTCGCACGGCGAGCTCACCCTGCGCGACCTGCCGTCCGCCTACCAGCGGGTGCCCTGGCGCCGGCTCAGCCCGATGGAGCGGATCGAGCGGGCCGCCATCCTCCACGCCCTGGAGCAGACCGGAGGTCACAAGGTGCGGGCCGCCGCGCTGCTCGGCATCGGCCGCGCCACCCTGTACCGAAAGCTGAAGGAGCTGGGCATCGCCGACCCCCGGGAGACGTTCGCCTAG
- a CDS encoding IclR family transcriptional regulator: MTTTCAPATLISSVQRALALLRAASRAPSGAPAKQLARSVGLPMGTTYHLLRTLTYEGYLERRTDGSYVLGDGVATLLDTSRLQALLQRTRPALAALRDGVHAAAYLAFHEGGEIVVKDIQDSVQTPRIDLWVGFRDAAHATALGRCVLAFLEARDRHDYLARHPLHPYTSRTLTSRQALLTELERIRATGVAVEDEEYLPDVACVAAPVVVGSLVGAVGVSMPRGRLAALDTVVPPLTDTAARIARWCALTL; this comes from the coding sequence GTGACGACGACGTGCGCACCTGCCACGCTCATCAGCTCGGTGCAGCGCGCCCTCGCACTGCTGCGAGCCGCTTCCCGCGCCCCCAGCGGGGCTCCCGCGAAGCAGCTGGCACGCAGCGTCGGCCTGCCCATGGGAACCACCTACCACCTGCTCCGCACCCTCACCTACGAGGGCTACCTGGAGCGCCGCACCGACGGCTCGTACGTGCTCGGAGACGGGGTCGCGACCCTGCTCGACACCAGCCGGCTGCAGGCGCTGCTGCAGCGCACCCGCCCAGCACTGGCCGCCCTCCGCGACGGCGTGCACGCCGCCGCCTACCTGGCCTTCCACGAGGGCGGCGAGATCGTGGTGAAGGACATCCAGGACAGCGTGCAGACGCCCCGCATCGACCTCTGGGTCGGCTTCCGCGACGCCGCCCACGCCACCGCGCTGGGCCGCTGCGTCCTCGCCTTCCTCGAAGCCAGGGACCGCCACGACTACCTCGCCCGCCACCCCCTCCATCCCTACACCTCGCGAACCCTGACCAGCCGCCAGGCGCTGCTCACCGAGCTCGAGCGGATCCGCGCGACCGGCGTCGCCGTCGAGGACGAGGAGTACCTCCCCGACGTCGCCTGCGTCGCCGCACCGGTCGTGGTCGGCAGCCTGGTCGGCGCCGTCGGGGTGTCGATGCCCCGCGGCCGGCTCGCCGCCCTCGACACGGTGGTGCCGCCGCTGACCGACACCGCGGCGCGGATCGCCCGCTGGTGCGCGCTGACGCTCTAG
- a CDS encoding class I SAM-dependent RNA methyltransferase — translation MSASPAERRAARRAAGTRLEVTCGPMVHGGACIAHVEGGVIEGERGETVLVEGAIPDERVEVRVHGRQGGVWRARVTEVLEPSPDRVTPPCPYVPACGGCDLQHVAYPRQLALKREVVLDAMRRQHVTVPDEVPVHGMDDPWRYRRRGEFHVVRGPEGTAAADLGFNRARSWRPIAVDDCLIHHPTIGAALPALRSLVRRGGTDELSALHLTVGGGGSDLLVRARPLDGVDPAVLDEIAMEAGDGVTWHTAAVGVEWRGHQFRVEPETFVQVNHAQMAVLYDRVLDALGDLTGRRVVDAYAGIGILSTAIAAAGAEVVCIEEVRSSARLGLLNARLNGVEDRLRYVAQPVEQALAGLGAEAAVDATVLDPPRAGCAGSVTGWLALAGPPRIVYVSCDAATLARDLRLLCELGPYRVERLELVDMFPQTHHVESLAVLGRA, via the coding sequence GTGAGCGCCTCTCCGGCTGAGCGCCGGGCCGCACGCCGCGCCGCCGGCACCCGGCTGGAGGTCACCTGCGGCCCGATGGTGCACGGCGGCGCCTGCATCGCCCACGTCGAGGGCGGGGTGATCGAGGGCGAGCGCGGCGAGACCGTGCTCGTCGAGGGCGCCATCCCCGATGAGCGGGTGGAGGTGCGGGTGCACGGCCGCCAGGGCGGGGTCTGGCGGGCGCGGGTCACCGAGGTGCTCGAGCCCTCCCCGGACCGGGTCACGCCGCCCTGCCCGTACGTGCCGGCGTGCGGCGGCTGCGACCTCCAGCACGTCGCCTATCCGCGCCAGCTGGCGCTGAAGCGCGAGGTGGTGCTCGACGCCATGCGGCGGCAGCACGTGACCGTGCCCGACGAGGTGCCGGTGCACGGCATGGACGACCCCTGGCGCTACCGCCGCCGCGGCGAGTTCCACGTGGTGCGCGGCCCCGAGGGCACCGCCGCCGCCGACCTCGGCTTCAATCGGGCGCGCTCGTGGAGGCCGATCGCCGTCGACGACTGCCTGATCCACCACCCGACGATCGGCGCCGCCCTGCCGGCGCTGCGCTCGCTGGTGCGGCGGGGCGGCACCGACGAGCTCAGCGCGCTCCACCTGACCGTGGGCGGCGGAGGCAGCGACCTGCTGGTGCGCGCCCGCCCCCTCGACGGCGTCGACCCGGCGGTGCTCGACGAGATCGCGATGGAGGCCGGCGACGGGGTCACCTGGCACACCGCGGCGGTGGGCGTGGAGTGGCGCGGCCATCAGTTCCGGGTCGAGCCCGAGACCTTCGTGCAGGTGAACCACGCCCAGATGGCGGTGCTCTACGACCGGGTGCTCGACGCCCTCGGCGACCTCACCGGCCGGCGCGTCGTCGACGCCTACGCGGGCATCGGCATCCTCAGCACCGCGATCGCCGCCGCCGGAGCCGAGGTGGTGTGCATCGAGGAGGTCCGCTCCTCGGCGCGGCTCGGGCTGCTCAACGCGCGGCTCAACGGGGTCGAGGACCGGCTCCGCTACGTCGCCCAGCCGGTCGAGCAGGCGCTCGCCGGCCTCGGCGCGGAGGCCGCCGTCGACGCCACCGTGCTCGACCCCCCGCGGGCCGGCTGCGCCGGCTCGGTGACCGGCTGGCTGGCGCTCGCCGGGCCGCCCCGGATCGTGTACGTCTCATGCGACGCCGCGACCCTGGCCCGCGACCTGCGCCTGCTCTGCGAGCTCGGCCCCTACCGGGTGGAGCGGCTCGAGCTCGTCGACATGTTCCCCCAGACGCACCATGTCGAGAGCCTCGCCGTCCTCGGCCGGGCCTAG
- the gatB gene encoding Asp-tRNA(Asn)/Glu-tRNA(Gln) amidotransferase subunit GatB has protein sequence MTGTLRDASAAQGGSGESAVDHEAVIGLEVHAQLLTRSKMFCGCPATYVEAEPNDNTCPVCLGMPGTLPVINRRAVEYTVRTALALNCVIPDFTKFDRKNYFYPDLPKGYQISKYDLPLSVDGHLEFDLDGRRVRCGITRVHLEEDTGTLHHAGDVLQSATSSLVDYNRSGVPLMEIVGEPDLRSAAEAKEYLERLRQILMYIGVNDGNLEQGSFRCDANVSIRPRGTETLGVKVEIKNMNSFRAVQRAVEYEIARQIAVLDGGGSLHQETRGWVEARGATISQRSKEQAHDYRYFPEPDLAPLVLGAEFVEEVRRALPELPEARAARLIEQHGITEGEAVLLTATREQADSYERIVGRGVSAGVAARWLGNDVLRLANADHLPLWESGLGEDGLVALLGLVEAGTVNSTTAKALLEELYLAGGDPVAIVRDRGLGQVSDTDALGALVDAAITANPKAVADFQAGKETALQPVVGHVMKATRGRADARLVNRLLRERLSG, from the coding sequence GTGACCGGGACGCTGCGCGACGCCTCCGCGGCGCAGGGGGGATCGGGGGAGTCCGCCGTCGACCACGAGGCGGTGATCGGGCTCGAGGTGCACGCCCAGCTGCTCACCCGCAGCAAGATGTTCTGCGGCTGCCCGGCGACCTACGTCGAGGCCGAGCCCAACGACAACACCTGCCCGGTCTGCCTGGGGATGCCGGGCACGCTGCCGGTGATCAACCGGCGCGCCGTCGAGTACACGGTGCGCACCGCGCTGGCGCTGAACTGCGTGATCCCCGACTTCACCAAGTTCGACCGCAAGAACTACTTCTACCCCGACCTCCCCAAGGGCTACCAGATCTCCAAGTACGACCTTCCGCTGTCGGTCGACGGCCACCTCGAGTTCGACCTCGACGGCCGCCGGGTGCGCTGCGGCATCACCCGGGTGCACCTCGAGGAGGACACCGGCACCCTCCACCACGCCGGGGACGTGCTCCAGAGCGCGACCAGCTCGCTGGTCGACTACAACCGCTCCGGGGTGCCGCTGATGGAGATCGTCGGCGAGCCCGACCTGCGCAGCGCCGCGGAGGCGAAGGAGTACCTGGAGCGGCTGCGCCAGATCCTCATGTACATCGGCGTCAACGACGGCAACCTCGAGCAGGGCTCGTTCCGCTGCGACGCCAACGTCTCCATCCGGCCCCGGGGCACCGAGACCCTGGGGGTCAAGGTGGAGATCAAGAACATGAACTCCTTCCGGGCGGTGCAGCGCGCCGTCGAGTACGAGATCGCCCGCCAGATCGCGGTGCTCGACGGCGGCGGCAGCCTCCACCAGGAGACCCGCGGCTGGGTGGAGGCGCGCGGCGCCACCATCTCCCAGCGGAGCAAGGAGCAGGCCCACGACTACCGCTACTTCCCCGAGCCCGACCTCGCCCCGCTGGTGCTCGGGGCGGAGTTCGTGGAGGAGGTGCGGCGTGCGCTCCCGGAGCTTCCCGAGGCGCGGGCGGCGCGGCTGATCGAGCAGCACGGCATCACCGAGGGCGAGGCGGTGCTGCTCACCGCCACCCGCGAGCAGGCCGACTCGTACGAGCGCATCGTCGGCCGCGGAGTTTCCGCCGGGGTCGCCGCGAGGTGGCTCGGCAACGACGTCCTGCGGCTCGCCAACGCCGACCACCTCCCGCTCTGGGAGAGCGGCCTCGGCGAGGACGGGCTGGTGGCGCTGCTGGGGCTGGTGGAGGCGGGGACGGTGAACTCCACCACCGCCAAGGCGCTGCTCGAGGAGCTCTACCTGGCCGGCGGCGACCCCGTGGCGATCGTGCGCGACCGCGGCCTCGGCCAGGTCAGCGACACCGATGCGCTGGGCGCCCTGGTCGACGCCGCGATCACCGCCAACCCCAAGGCGGTGGCCGACTTCCAGGCGGGCAAGGAGACCGCGCTGCAGCCGGTGGTGGGGCACGTGATGAAGGCAACCCGCGGCCGCGCCGACGCGCGTCTGGTCAACCGGCTGCTGCGTGAGCGCCTCTCCGGCTGA
- the gatA gene encoding Asp-tRNA(Asn)/Glu-tRNA(Gln) amidotransferase subunit GatA — protein sequence MSAAPETLAGCVAALRAGTVSAAELLERSRARIAALDPQVNAFLGRTGELADRAAAAADRLLAEDPASAPPLCGVPVALKDVLCLEGAETTAGSRILGGFRPPYTATAVQRLLDAGAVVVGKTNCDEFAMGSSNENSAYGPVRNPWDLGRVPGGSSGGSAAAVAARMVPLSLGTDTGGSIRQPAALCGVVGFKPTYGRVSRYGLIAFASSLDQVGPLALTVEDAALGYLLIAGHDPADGTSSRSAVEDPLTGLGEGVEGLRLGVPREYFGVGLDPGVRAAVERALEVLRGLGATLEEVSLPSTDAALSTYYIIAPAEASSNLARYDGIRFGLREDRGSLLQTYLSTRDAGFGPEVKRRIMLGTYALSSGYYDAYYRKAQKVRTLISEEFSHVFERVDAIVCPTSPVTAFPLGTHSDPLSMYLLDVLTVPVNLAGLPGVSVPCGMVGGLPAGLQVVAPRFMDARALRIAHAYEQATEWHTLQPGGVEAAAT from the coding sequence GTGAGCGCCGCGCCCGAGACCCTCGCCGGGTGCGTCGCCGCGCTGCGCGCCGGCACGGTGAGCGCCGCCGAGCTGCTGGAGCGCTCCCGCGCCCGCATCGCCGCCCTCGACCCGCAGGTGAACGCCTTCCTCGGCCGGACCGGTGAGCTCGCCGACCGCGCCGCCGCGGCCGCCGACCGCCTTCTCGCCGAGGACCCGGCGAGCGCCCCGCCGCTCTGCGGCGTGCCGGTCGCGCTGAAGGACGTGCTCTGCCTCGAGGGCGCCGAGACCACCGCCGGTTCGCGGATCCTGGGCGGCTTCCGCCCCCCCTACACCGCCACCGCGGTGCAGCGGCTCCTCGACGCCGGCGCCGTGGTGGTGGGGAAGACGAACTGCGACGAGTTCGCGATGGGCTCCTCCAACGAGAACTCCGCCTACGGACCGGTGCGCAACCCCTGGGACCTCGGCCGGGTGCCCGGCGGCAGCAGCGGGGGCAGCGCCGCCGCGGTCGCCGCGCGGATGGTGCCGCTCAGCCTGGGCACCGACACCGGCGGGTCGATCCGCCAGCCCGCCGCGCTCTGCGGGGTGGTCGGCTTCAAGCCCACCTACGGCCGGGTGTCGCGCTACGGGCTGATCGCCTTCGCCTCGTCGCTCGACCAGGTCGGGCCCCTCGCGCTCACCGTCGAGGACGCCGCCCTCGGGTACCTGCTCATCGCCGGCCACGACCCCGCCGACGGCACCTCCTCGCGCAGCGCCGTCGAGGACCCGCTGACCGGGCTGGGTGAGGGGGTCGAGGGACTGCGCCTGGGGGTCCCCCGCGAGTACTTCGGGGTGGGTCTCGACCCCGGCGTCCGCGCCGCCGTCGAGCGGGCGCTCGAGGTGCTGCGCGGCCTCGGGGCCACCCTCGAGGAGGTGTCCCTGCCCAGCACCGACGCCGCCCTGTCGACCTACTACATCATCGCGCCCGCCGAGGCCTCCTCCAACCTCGCCCGCTACGACGGCATCCGGTTCGGCCTGCGCGAGGACCGCGGCAGCCTTCTGCAGACCTACCTGAGCACCCGCGACGCCGGCTTCGGCCCCGAGGTGAAGCGGCGGATCATGCTCGGCACCTACGCGCTGAGCAGCGGCTACTACGACGCCTACTACCGCAAGGCGCAGAAGGTGCGCACCCTCATCTCCGAGGAGTTCTCGCACGTCTTCGAGCGCGTGGACGCGATCGTCTGCCCCACCTCGCCGGTGACCGCCTTCCCCCTCGGCACCCACTCCGACCCGCTCTCGATGTACCTGCTCGACGTGCTCACCGTGCCCGTCAACCTCGCCGGCCTGCCCGGGGTGTCGGTGCCCTGCGGGATGGTCGGAGGCCTGCCCGCGGGCCTGCAGGTGGTGGCGCCGCGGTTCATGGACGCGCGGGCGCTGCGCATCGCCCACGCATATGAGCAGGCCACCGAGTGGCACACGCTGCAGCCCGGCGGCGTCGAGGCGGCGGCGACGTGA
- the gatC gene encoding Asp-tRNA(Asn)/Glu-tRNA(Gln) amidotransferase subunit GatC yields the protein MSLTPDEVAHVAMLARLGLGEDERARLAVELGAILEHISKLDQVDTSQVTETAQVGGLVNVWREDEDRPPFGQRAALANAPDHDGRHFRVGQIQEEGTA from the coding sequence ATGTCCCTCACCCCTGACGAGGTGGCCCACGTCGCCATGCTCGCCCGTCTCGGCCTCGGCGAGGACGAGAGGGCGCGGCTGGCGGTCGAGCTCGGCGCCATCCTCGAGCACATCTCGAAGCTCGACCAGGTCGACACCTCGCAGGTCACCGAGACCGCGCAGGTCGGCGGCCTCGTCAACGTGTGGCGCGAGGACGAGGACCGGCCGCCCTTCGGGCAGCGCGCGGCGCTGGCCAACGCCCCCGACCACGACGGCCGCCACTTCCGCGTCGGCCAGATCCAGGAGGAGGGAACCGCGTGA
- a CDS encoding GNAT family N-acetyltransferase: MRIERLAAGDDVEVRAMLTELALDEQERYDHPRLSAEEVAGGTALPRHHFTGENHLLVARDQAGAAAGLCWCVLFDPGTGLEGEVAELYVRPEARGRGVASALLRDAMALFRRRQVTFACVWTRDDNPAALAAYRSAGFTPTEQAVLTWLPLPGR; encoded by the coding sequence ATGCGGATCGAGCGGCTGGCCGCCGGGGACGACGTCGAGGTCCGGGCGATGCTGACCGAGCTCGCCCTCGACGAGCAGGAGCGCTACGACCACCCCCGGCTGTCCGCCGAGGAGGTGGCCGGCGGCACCGCCCTCCCCCGGCACCACTTCACCGGCGAGAACCACCTCCTGGTGGCCCGTGACCAGGCCGGAGCCGCCGCCGGGCTCTGCTGGTGCGTCCTCTTCGACCCCGGGACCGGCCTCGAGGGGGAGGTGGCCGAGCTCTACGTGCGCCCCGAGGCGCGCGGTCGCGGGGTGGCGAGCGCCCTGCTCCGGGACGCCATGGCGCTGTTCCGCCGCCGCCAGGTCACCTTCGCCTGCGTCTGGACCCGCGACGACAATCCGGCCGCGCTGGCCGCCTACCGCAGTGCCGGATTCACCCCCACCGAGCAGGCGGTCCTCACCTGGCTGCCGCTGCCCGGTCGATAA
- a CDS encoding heavy metal-binding domain-containing protein → MIIVTTENLTGYRVSRVIGQVFGLTVRTRGLGGNIAAAFRSVAGGEVASYTKLLEDARRQAVDRMVESATAAGANAVVMMRFDSSEIGATMSEIVAYGTAVVVEPAS, encoded by the coding sequence GTGATCATCGTGACCACCGAGAACCTCACCGGATATCGCGTCAGCCGCGTCATCGGCCAGGTCTTCGGCCTCACCGTCCGCACCCGCGGGCTGGGCGGGAACATCGCCGCCGCCTTCCGCAGCGTCGCCGGCGGCGAGGTCGCCTCGTACACCAAGCTGCTCGAGGACGCCCGCCGCCAGGCCGTCGACCGGATGGTGGAGTCGGCGACCGCGGCCGGCGCCAACGCCGTGGTGATGATGCGGTTCGACAGCTCGGAGATCGGCGCCACCATGTCCGAGATCGTCGCCTACGGGACCGCGGTGGTGGTCGAGCCCGCCTCCTGA
- a CDS encoding protein-L-isoaspartate(D-aspartate) O-methyltransferase produces the protein MGPGADFLGRLWGGGTGTPDSRRAEMLDRLRRGGVDDERVLAAMAELPREAFVIEGDELEAYADRALPIGHGQTISQPLMVGVIVQALQLRPGERVLDVGTGSGYQAAVIAACGGRVVSVERIDELARSARARLERMGIEVEVVAGDGSAGLDGRGPFEAIAVGAAAPRPPESLIRALADGGRLVVPVTVGEEGERLLRVRRTGRHCEMEDLGPCRFVRLVGREGYRAFTG, from the coding sequence ATGGGACCTGGCGCGGACTTCCTCGGCCGCCTCTGGGGCGGCGGCACCGGCACCCCCGACTCGCGGCGCGCCGAGATGCTCGACCGGCTCCGCCGCGGCGGCGTCGACGACGAGCGGGTGCTGGCGGCGATGGCGGAGCTGCCCCGCGAGGCGTTCGTCATCGAGGGCGACGAGCTCGAGGCCTACGCCGACCGCGCCCTGCCCATCGGCCACGGGCAGACCATCTCCCAGCCGCTCATGGTCGGGGTCATCGTGCAGGCGCTCCAGCTGCGGCCCGGCGAGCGGGTGCTCGACGTCGGCACCGGCTCCGGCTACCAGGCCGCGGTGATCGCGGCCTGCGGCGGCAGGGTGGTCAGCGTCGAGCGCATCGACGAGCTCGCCCGGAGCGCGCGGGCGCGGCTGGAGCGGATGGGCATCGAGGTCGAGGTCGTCGCCGGCGACGGCAGCGCCGGCCTCGACGGCCGGGGCCCGTTCGAGGCCATCGCCGTGGGCGCCGCCGCCCCGCGACCGCCGGAATCGCTGATCCGGGCGCTCGCCGACGGCGGCCGGCTGGTGGTGCCGGTCACCGTCGGTGAGGAGGGCGAGCGGCTGCTCCGGGTCCGCCGCACCGGGCGGCACTGCGAGATGGAGGACCTGGGACCCTGCCGCTTCGTCCGTCTGGTCGGCCGCGAGGGCTACCGGGCGTTCACCGGCTGA